The sequence AAAGCGATACAACGAGCTGAAGGAGAAACGGAACCATTTGATGGAACTTTTATGGGGATATCAGAAGAAGGCGAAGATGGCTGGGGTATCACATGGGTCACCCTTGAAAACGATGAGATCCAAGAAGTACAATTAGAAGAAGTGCAGGTAGCTGATGAAGAAGATAATGAATATGAATTTAAAGATGATGACTACGAGTGGGAGCCATTCCACGAAGCTCAAGATGAAATGCCAGAAAGGTTTGAAGAAGAAAATTCACATGAAGTAGATACATATTCTGAAGCTACTGAAAGCTCGGAATTATGGAAAGATGCGGTACAGGATGCACTTAACAGAGCTGGGAGAGAAAACGGTGAAGAAGAAGAAGAGGATGATGAAAATGGTGAATAAAACATACCATAAATATAGATAGGATCAAAAAAACACCTTTTAAATACTTAAAACTCCTATCCCCGTCTAATTTGAGTTATTAGTTTTTATAAAAAATACTTGAAATTGAAACAACAAAATGAAAAAAATAATAAGTGTAATAGCCATAAATGACGGGATAGGAGGAACTTTATTGGAAGCTTTTCTTTTGTTTTTGTTTATAGGATTATTAGTTTTAAGT comes from Natranaerobius trueperi and encodes:
- a CDS encoding FMN-binding protein translates to MHKNILIVAIVTMLMLSLIACQPDEDNDPNGDNSVADNGEGITGTYHASSEADDSGFVLAEVTFEDNEITDVELEEYTDKGITKGDDYGWEPFHEAMQELPDRFVEADSADIEAYSEATATSNKAMGAVEKAIQRAEGETEPFDGTFMGISEEGEDGWGITWVTLENDEIQEVQLEEVQVADEEDNEYEFKDDDYEWEPFHEAQDEMPERFEEENSHEVDTYSEATESSELWKDAVQDALNRAGRENGEEEEEDDENGE